ATCTGTCACATCAAATGCGACACTTTCTTTTGTAGCCACGACTAATGTTCCGATTTCTTCTTCCCCTTCGTTTTGGCTCACGGGAAAGCTTAATGTTCCGGCATATGTATCATTGCTGTCCGCAGCGATCGCTACTTTCTCCGTATTTCCTTCGTACCACGCCGCATAATGGATGTATGTCACATTGTCAACGAGGTTTTTCACTGCCCGCTGCAAAACGGCTGAGGTG
The Salicibibacter kimchii DNA segment above includes these coding regions:
- a CDS encoding GAF domain-containing protein: MSVSTDLAAIKIIADTTQEQSTSAVLQRAVKNLVDNVTYIHYAAWYEGNTEKVAIAADSNDTYAGTLSFPVSQNEGEEEIGTLVVATKESVAFDVTDLNTLQKVADYIGKWKNVH